In Ailuropoda melanoleuca isolate Jingjing chromosome 4, ASM200744v2, whole genome shotgun sequence, the following proteins share a genomic window:
- the MRPL35 gene encoding 39S ribosomal protein L35, mitochondrial has translation MAAPAFARAVRAASGVLRPLNTLVSSAYQSSVKNACLSSALSTRHFSSLQTPVVSSAPGLSACVRNLPCGHTAAILNRVAPLLPDVLKLPVRTVTYFSSRKGKRKTVKAVVYRFLRLHSGLWLRRKAGYKKKLWKKTAARKRRLREFVFCNKTQSKLLDKMTTSFWKRRNWYADDPYQKYHDRTNLKV, from the exons ATGGCGGCTCCTGCCTTTGCTCGTGCCGTGAGAGCAGCATCAG GAGTCTTACGGCCCCTGAACACCTTGGTGTCTTCAGCCTATCAAAGCTCTGTCAAGAATGCCTGTCTCAGCTCTGCACTGTCCACCCGACATTTTAGTTCTCTTCAGACACCAGTTGTTTCCTCTGCTCCTGGACTTAGCGCCTGTGTCAGAAACCTGCCATGTGGGCATACGGCAGCAATCCTCAACAG ggTGGCCCCCTTGCTTCCAGATGTCCTGAAGCTACCAGTCAGAACCGTAACGTACTTCAGTTCacggaaagggaaaaggaagaccGTGAAAGCTGTCGTCTATAGGTTTCTTCGACTTCATTCTGGCCTGTGGCTGAGGAGGAAG GCTggttataagaaaaaattatggaaaaagacAGCTGCAAGAAAAAGGCGCTTGAGGGAATTCGTGTTCTGCAATAAAACCCAGAGTAAGCTCTTAGATAAAATGACAACATCTTTCTGGAAGAGGCGAAACTGGTATGCTGACGATCCCTATCAGAAGTATCATGATCGGACAAACCTGAAAGTATAG